The following are encoded in a window of Methylicorpusculum oleiharenae genomic DNA:
- the glnE gene encoding bifunctional [glutamate--ammonia ligase]-adenylyl-L-tyrosine phosphorylase/[glutamate--ammonia-ligase] adenylyltransferase: MLIDHLNPLLISLTSELRESLIGSVQKWEEKTTKVDPSFHYPEKLLASMGQVWLASPFVSESCIRDSDILKDLVITGDLFSAYKEGVYAEKLEGLCIQSEAELMVELRRFRRREMVRIAWRDLAGWAGLVETLTELTWLAESCIQYALNYLYQQAIAISGIPLLVDGSPQQIVVLGMGKLGAWELNFSSDIDLIFAFAEDGVLNDRKQTTYGEFFTKICRKLVKVLDEVTVEGFVFRTDIRLRPFGDSGPIIMTFDGMENYYLTQAREWERYAMIKARQVAGDPKTGPQLMAMLKPFVYRRYIDYGAFEELRSLKYMITQELQRKDRLDNIKLGPGGIREIEFIGQAFQLIRGGQEKSLQKRGILDVLRTLLDLNLIRQDDAEHLIYAYQFLRKVENHIQEYQDKQTHDLPTDRNVQFILARTMGYAEWSAFKADLENVRKAVHEVFDQVFSLSKQDKKNLDADSAWSANKDDMDLVDTLHVLGFQQGEDILNAIKDFKHSAAIRRLTTKGAGVIDRLMPQLMETVQSVNNPDETFKRILTLFEAVAGRNVYLSLLSENPEALAQLVKLSAASPWICDYLSLYPILFDELMDPQRLYDPLKKPDLMRELNRMLADVDHEDTEQVMMKLRQFKHLNELRVAAADIMEIIPIMVVSDYLTYIAEVLLEKSLQISWQELTTKHGLPPETDNEYLGFGILAFGKLGGIELGYGSDLDLVFLYNCNDNQANTNGSKPITCSQFYGRLGQKVMHMLNTRMLSGILYEVDMRLRPSGNSGLLVTPVNTYEDYLRNNAWTWEHQALVRGRFIAGDPKIKTEYEHIRKRILTLPRDTHGLKADVRDMREKMRENLASKNSALFDLKQGKGGIVDIEFIVQFAILNFASKHESLVTYTDNIRLLEGLSDCGYLATADAEELKRVYCKYRDFGHKQALQGKRPESSNIEFIEERATVSRLWHDLME; the protein is encoded by the coding sequence ATGCTTATAGATCATCTAAATCCACTTCTTATTTCCTTGACTTCCGAACTACGTGAGTCTTTGATCGGATCAGTTCAAAAATGGGAAGAAAAAACCACAAAAGTAGACCCGTCTTTTCATTATCCCGAAAAACTTTTAGCTTCGATGGGGCAAGTCTGGCTGGCTAGTCCTTTTGTCTCAGAGAGCTGTATTCGTGATTCAGACATATTAAAAGATTTAGTGATTACAGGTGATTTATTTTCAGCCTATAAAGAAGGCGTCTATGCAGAAAAACTAGAAGGTCTTTGTATTCAATCTGAAGCTGAATTGATGGTTGAGTTAAGACGCTTTCGCCGTAGGGAGATGGTCAGAATCGCCTGGCGTGATCTGGCAGGTTGGGCTGGATTAGTTGAAACCTTAACTGAACTGACCTGGCTGGCAGAGTCGTGTATTCAATATGCATTGAATTATTTATATCAGCAAGCTATCGCCATTTCAGGTATTCCATTGTTAGTTGATGGTTCTCCACAACAAATCGTAGTGTTGGGTATGGGGAAACTGGGAGCATGGGAGTTGAATTTTTCATCGGACATCGATTTGATTTTTGCTTTTGCAGAAGACGGCGTTTTAAACGATAGAAAGCAAACTACCTATGGCGAATTTTTTACAAAGATTTGCAGGAAACTGGTTAAAGTTCTGGATGAAGTAACTGTCGAGGGTTTTGTATTTAGAACAGATATTCGTTTACGTCCGTTTGGAGATAGTGGGCCTATCATTATGACTTTCGATGGCATGGAAAATTACTATCTGACTCAGGCCCGAGAATGGGAGCGCTATGCCATGATAAAGGCGAGGCAGGTTGCAGGAGATCCTAAAACCGGACCGCAACTCATGGCGATGTTAAAGCCTTTCGTTTATAGGCGCTATATTGACTACGGTGCATTTGAAGAGCTGCGTAGTCTCAAGTATATGATTACTCAGGAGTTACAAAGAAAAGACCGCTTGGATAATATAAAACTCGGTCCGGGTGGGATACGGGAAATTGAATTTATAGGCCAGGCTTTTCAGCTCATAAGAGGCGGGCAAGAAAAATCATTGCAAAAACGAGGCATTCTTGACGTTCTCCGGACGTTATTAGACTTAAATTTGATCAGACAAGATGATGCTGAGCATTTGATTTACGCTTATCAATTTTTACGCAAAGTTGAAAATCATATTCAGGAATATCAGGATAAACAAACCCATGATCTGCCGACGGATCGCAATGTTCAGTTTATTTTGGCTAGGACTATGGGCTATGCAGAATGGTCGGCTTTTAAAGCAGATTTGGAAAATGTGCGTAAAGCAGTGCATGAGGTATTCGATCAAGTCTTCTCTCTATCCAAACAGGATAAAAAAAATCTCGACGCAGACTCGGCATGGTCAGCTAATAAAGATGATATGGATCTTGTCGATACGCTGCATGTATTGGGTTTTCAGCAAGGCGAAGACATTCTTAATGCAATTAAAGATTTTAAACATTCTGCAGCAATCAGACGATTAACAACCAAAGGCGCAGGTGTTATTGACAGGCTCATGCCTCAGCTGATGGAGACAGTGCAATCTGTCAACAATCCGGATGAAACCTTTAAACGCATACTCACATTATTTGAAGCTGTAGCCGGGCGGAATGTTTATTTATCGTTGCTTTCAGAAAATCCCGAAGCGCTTGCGCAGTTAGTTAAGTTGTCTGCGGCCAGTCCCTGGATCTGTGATTATTTATCTCTTTATCCTATTTTATTTGATGAGTTAATGGATCCTCAAAGGCTTTATGATCCATTAAAAAAACCAGATTTGATGCGTGAGCTCAATCGCATGTTAGCCGATGTTGATCATGAAGATACGGAGCAAGTGATGATGAAACTCAGGCAGTTCAAGCATTTGAATGAGTTGAGGGTTGCTGCTGCCGATATCATGGAGATCATTCCGATCATGGTGGTCAGTGATTATTTAACCTATATTGCGGAAGTCTTATTGGAAAAATCGCTGCAAATTAGCTGGCAGGAACTCACAACAAAGCATGGGCTTCCACCCGAAACCGATAATGAGTACTTGGGTTTCGGTATTTTAGCTTTTGGTAAATTGGGCGGTATCGAGCTGGGTTACGGATCGGACTTGGACTTGGTCTTTCTTTATAACTGTAACGATAATCAAGCCAATACCAATGGTTCAAAACCAATAACATGCTCGCAGTTTTACGGCCGGTTAGGCCAAAAAGTCATGCATATGCTCAATACCCGCATGCTTTCCGGAATTCTGTATGAAGTGGATATGCGACTTCGTCCCAGTGGCAATTCCGGGCTTTTAGTAACGCCTGTCAATACTTATGAGGATTACTTGCGGAACAACGCATGGACTTGGGAGCATCAGGCGTTAGTACGAGGCCGATTTATTGCTGGTGATCCGAAAATCAAAACGGAATATGAACACATTCGTAAACGTATTCTTACCCTGCCCCGAGATACTCACGGATTGAAAGCAGACGTACGTGATATGCGCGAAAAAATGCGGGAAAACCTGGCCTCAAAAAACTCCGCGCTATTCGACTTAAAACAGGGCAAAGGTGGTATTGTTGATATTGAGTTTATAGTACAATTTGCGATACTCAATTTTGCCTCCAAACATGAATCGCTAGTGACTTATACCGACAACATCAGGTTATTGGAAGGCTTAAGTGATTGTGGCTATTTGGCAACGGCGGATGCAGAAGAGCTCAAGCGTGTTTATTGCAAATACAGGGATTTTGGACATAAACAGGCTCTTCAGGGAAAGCGCCCAGAAAGTTCAAATATTGAATTCATTGAGGAACGTGCCACTGTCAGCAGGTTATGGCATGACTTGATGGAATGA
- the tyrS gene encoding tyrosine--tRNA ligase, which produces MQDQLKSLNRGADEVLVQAELQKKLEEGRPLRIKAGFDPTAPDLHLGHTVLINKLKQFQDFGHEVLFLIGDFTGMIGDPTGKNVTRKPLTREEVLENAKTYQEQVFKILDPAKTQVVFNSSWMNDMSPAELIQLAAKHTVARMLERDDFHKRYKGGQPIAIHEFLYPLIQGYDSVVMKADVELGGTDQKFNLLMGRHLQETYGQKPQVVITMPILEGLDGVQKMSKSLNNYVGIADSPDDMFGKLMSISDVLMWRYFELLSFRSEDEIENWRSACGAGANPRDYKVKLALEIIERFHDESAATKAKENFEARFQRGSIPDEMDEFEFDASDEGYAIANLLKDAGLTESTSESMRMIKQGAVKIDGERVADARISVSAGSEHVYQVGKRKFARIKLK; this is translated from the coding sequence TTGCAAGATCAACTGAAAAGCCTCAACAGAGGGGCGGATGAAGTTCTGGTTCAGGCGGAACTTCAAAAAAAACTGGAAGAGGGTCGGCCTCTAAGAATTAAGGCAGGATTTGATCCTACCGCTCCTGATCTTCATTTGGGGCATACCGTTTTAATTAACAAGCTTAAACAGTTCCAGGATTTCGGGCACGAGGTACTTTTTTTGATTGGTGATTTCACTGGAATGATAGGTGATCCCACCGGGAAAAATGTAACGCGTAAACCGTTGACTCGAGAAGAAGTGCTGGAGAATGCGAAAACCTATCAGGAGCAGGTTTTCAAGATTTTGGACCCCGCTAAAACCCAGGTTGTATTTAATTCTTCTTGGATGAATGACATGAGTCCTGCCGAGTTAATTCAGTTGGCAGCCAAGCATACCGTGGCAAGAATGCTGGAGCGAGATGATTTTCATAAGCGCTATAAAGGCGGTCAACCAATTGCTATTCATGAATTTTTATATCCCTTGATTCAAGGATATGATTCTGTGGTGATGAAGGCTGACGTTGAATTAGGTGGTACCGATCAAAAGTTTAATTTACTGATGGGGCGCCATTTGCAGGAAACTTATGGTCAGAAACCTCAGGTCGTCATTACGATGCCTATATTGGAGGGGCTGGACGGCGTGCAAAAAATGTCCAAGTCGCTCAATAACTATGTGGGAATTGCCGATTCGCCCGATGATATGTTTGGCAAGCTCATGTCTATTTCGGATGTGCTGATGTGGCGATATTTCGAGCTCCTGAGTTTTCGATCCGAAGATGAAATTGAGAACTGGCGCAGTGCCTGCGGTGCGGGTGCGAACCCCAGAGATTATAAAGTTAAATTGGCACTTGAAATTATAGAAAGATTTCATGATGAATCGGCTGCGACTAAGGCAAAAGAGAATTTCGAAGCAAGATTTCAGAGAGGCTCTATTCCGGATGAAATGGATGAATTTGAGTTTGATGCGTCTGACGAAGGTTATGCCATTGCAAATCTACTAAAGGATGCGGGACTAACCGAGAGCACTTCTGAGTCTATGCGAATGATTAAGCAGGGCGCGGTAAAGATAGATGGGGAAAGAGTTGCTGATGCCAGGATATCAGTATCTGCAGGGAGTGAACATGTTTATCAGGTTGGTAAAAGGAAGTTCGCAAGAATCAAGCTGAAATGA
- a CDS encoding anhydro-N-acetylmuramic acid kinase has product MSEFYIGLMSGTSLDGIDAALIDFSDIKPKFIAFDYSPYEPAFKSRLARLTSAQQPILLEDYGTIDTQLGRQFAQSVLNLLSKANIPSQAIKAIGSHGHTVYHAPGLKSAFSLQIGDPNIIAETTGITTVADFRRRDIAAKGQGAPLVPAFHHAFFGTHQENRVVVNIGGIANITVLPGTHIDKVIGFDTGPGNGLMDQWIKQHKNLDFDANGDWARSGQSVTGVMTQLLDEDYFNNPAPKSTGKEYFSLDWLRKKVKGLADFNPNDIQCCLCHLTAQSIADAIKRYAYQTDLILICGGGAHNVFLMDLLKQKSGIKVLSTEHYNLHPDHVEATAFAWLARQTMNHQPGNLASVTGANKAVVLGAIYQG; this is encoded by the coding sequence ATGTCAGAATTTTACATAGGCCTGATGTCAGGAACCAGTCTGGACGGTATTGACGCCGCGCTTATCGACTTTAGCGATATAAAGCCAAAGTTTATCGCTTTTGACTACAGCCCTTATGAACCCGCTTTTAAATCCCGCCTAGCCAGACTGACCTCTGCTCAACAGCCAATACTCTTGGAGGACTACGGAACAATTGACACTCAATTAGGCCGGCAATTTGCTCAATCCGTCTTAAACCTTTTATCCAAGGCAAATATTCCTTCTCAAGCAATTAAAGCTATCGGCAGTCACGGACATACTGTTTATCATGCTCCCGGCCTGAAGTCTGCATTTTCGCTTCAAATTGGCGACCCCAATATCATCGCAGAAACAACCGGCATTACTACGGTAGCCGATTTTCGGCGCAGAGATATCGCCGCAAAAGGACAAGGCGCGCCATTAGTGCCTGCGTTTCATCACGCTTTTTTCGGAACACACCAAGAAAACCGTGTGGTTGTGAATATTGGTGGGATTGCCAATATCACTGTTTTACCTGGAACGCATATTGATAAAGTGATAGGTTTCGATACCGGCCCAGGCAACGGACTAATGGACCAATGGATCAAGCAACATAAAAACCTGGATTTCGATGCAAACGGCGATTGGGCCAGATCGGGCCAATCTGTGACGGGAGTAATGACTCAACTTTTAGACGAAGATTATTTCAATAATCCCGCGCCAAAAAGTACCGGTAAAGAATACTTTTCTTTAGATTGGCTACGCAAAAAAGTCAAAGGCTTGGCGGATTTCAATCCCAACGACATTCAATGCTGCCTTTGTCATTTGACCGCTCAAAGCATCGCCGATGCGATCAAGCGTTATGCGTATCAGACAGATTTGATTTTGATTTGCGGAGGAGGCGCGCATAATGTGTTTCTTATGGACTTATTGAAGCAGAAATCCGGCATCAAGGTGCTATCAACAGAGCACTATAATTTGCATCCGGATCATGTTGAAGCGACCGCTTTTGCCTGGCTTGCCCGCCAGACAATGAACCATCAACCTGGAAATCTGGCATCCGTTACCGGTGCAAACAAAGCTGTTGTATTAGGGGCAATTTACCAAGGATAA
- the erpA gene encoding iron-sulfur cluster insertion protein ErpA encodes MTNPIIFSDSAATKVGELIAEEGNDNLKLRVYVSGGGCSGFQYGFTFDEEVNEDDTQVENGGVTVLIDSMSIQYLNGAEIDYKEDISGAQFVIRNPNAKTTCGCGSSFSA; translated from the coding sequence ATGACTAATCCAATTATTTTTTCTGACAGTGCCGCAACAAAAGTCGGTGAGTTGATTGCTGAGGAAGGCAACGATAATCTTAAGCTTAGGGTTTATGTATCGGGCGGCGGCTGCTCTGGCTTTCAGTATGGATTTACCTTCGATGAGGAAGTTAACGAAGATGATACCCAGGTTGAAAATGGTGGTGTCACAGTGCTGATTGATTCCATGAGTATTCAGTACTTGAACGGTGCCGAAATCGACTATAAGGAAGATATTTCTGGTGCTCAATTTGTTATTCGTAACCCTAATGCCAAAACAACATGCGGTTGCGGTTCTTCATTCTCTGCATAA
- the argC gene encoding N-acetyl-gamma-glutamyl-phosphate reductase, producing MIKAGIVGGTGYTGVELLRILALHPAVELVAVTSRADAGKRIDSVYPSLRGFCDAEFCEPSVDALAQCEVVFFATPNGTAMLMAGDLLARGIKVIDLSADFRIKDITEWEKWYGLTHASPALVEEAVYGLPEVNRDAIKKARLVACPGCYPTSVQLGFLPLIENGLIDNRRLIADVKSGVSGAGRKAELATLMSETGESFKAYSVAGHRHLPEITQGLSQVAGETVGLTFVPHLTPMIRGIHATLYAGFDGDFETIQTLYELRYQDEIFVDVLPKGSHPDTRNVRGSNRCQIAIHQPQGGNTIVVLSVIDNLVKGASGQAVQNMNLMFGLEEGEGLQTIALYP from the coding sequence ATGATTAAAGCAGGAATCGTGGGTGGAACCGGTTATACGGGGGTTGAGTTACTGAGGATTTTGGCCTTGCACCCGGCAGTGGAGTTAGTTGCTGTGACTTCGCGTGCCGATGCGGGCAAGCGGATTGATAGCGTATATCCGAGTTTAAGAGGGTTTTGTGATGCCGAATTTTGCGAGCCTTCGGTTGATGCATTGGCTCAGTGCGAAGTGGTCTTTTTTGCGACACCCAATGGCACGGCCATGTTGATGGCTGGTGACTTGCTGGCGCGTGGCATTAAAGTCATTGATCTATCAGCTGATTTTCGGATAAAAGATATTACAGAATGGGAAAAATGGTATGGTTTGACCCATGCGAGCCCGGCTTTGGTAGAAGAAGCGGTTTATGGTTTGCCCGAAGTTAACCGTGATGCGATCAAAAAGGCCCGTTTGGTAGCTTGCCCAGGTTGTTATCCGACTTCGGTGCAGTTGGGTTTTCTCCCGTTGATTGAAAACGGTTTAATTGATAACCGCCGTTTGATTGCCGATGTTAAATCCGGTGTTAGCGGTGCGGGTCGAAAGGCGGAGCTGGCGACATTGATGAGTGAGACGGGCGAAAGTTTTAAGGCTTATTCAGTTGCCGGGCACCGGCATTTACCTGAAATCACCCAGGGGCTCTCTCAGGTGGCAGGGGAAACTGTGGGATTAACCTTTGTGCCGCATTTAACCCCCATGATTCGCGGCATCCATGCGACCTTGTATGCAGGGTTTGACGGTGATTTCGAGACTATTCAGACACTTTATGAGCTACGTTATCAGGACGAAATATTTGTCGATGTGCTGCCCAAAGGTTCGCATCCCGATACTCGAAATGTGCGCGGCAGTAACCGGTGTCAAATTGCGATTCATCAACCCCAGGGCGGTAATACGATAGTTGTGTTATCCGTGATTGATAATTTAGTGAAAGGCGCATCCGGGCAAGCTGTTCAGAATATGAATCTGATGTTTGGTCTAGAAGAAGGTGAAGGATTGCAGACAATTGCTTTGTACCCATAA
- a CDS encoding NAD(P)H-quinone oxidoreductase has translation MIAINISEPGSFNVLKPVNRIVPLPAPNEVLIRVAAAGVNRPDIMQRQGAYPPPPSVTDIPGLEIAGTVVRMGSAVNQLSIGSEVCALVPGGGYAEYCLAPAELCLPIPDGFSTVQAAALPETFFTVWSNLFDRAQLKIGETLLVHGGTSGIGTTAIQLAKAFGAKVIVTAGSEDKCAFCVELGADSAINYRTGDFVKEVLMLTDHQGIDVVLDMIGGDYFARNLKCLAEDGRLVQIAIQNGAKVELNLWLLMAKRLTLTGSTLRARDIVFKAAIAGKLKEQVWPLLKTGKIRPIIHAHFPLTQANKAHELMESSQHIGKIILTV, from the coding sequence ATGATCGCTATAAACATAAGTGAACCCGGCTCATTTAACGTCCTAAAGCCAGTCAATAGAATTGTCCCGCTGCCTGCCCCAAACGAAGTTTTAATACGCGTAGCCGCTGCCGGCGTCAACCGCCCGGACATAATGCAACGACAGGGCGCTTATCCACCGCCACCCAGCGTCACTGATATTCCCGGTTTAGAAATTGCCGGCACCGTGGTAAGGATGGGTTCGGCAGTTAACCAACTGAGCATCGGATCAGAAGTTTGCGCATTAGTGCCCGGTGGGGGCTACGCTGAATACTGTCTTGCCCCGGCCGAATTATGCTTGCCCATTCCGGATGGATTCAGCACGGTCCAAGCCGCCGCGCTCCCTGAGACTTTCTTTACAGTCTGGAGTAATTTGTTTGACCGGGCCCAGCTTAAAATTGGCGAAACGCTGCTCGTTCACGGCGGTACCAGCGGCATCGGCACCACGGCTATTCAACTAGCCAAAGCTTTCGGCGCGAAAGTCATTGTGACTGCAGGTTCAGAAGATAAATGTGCATTTTGCGTCGAACTCGGCGCCGATTCGGCCATCAATTACCGCACCGGAGATTTTGTCAAAGAGGTTTTAATGCTGACTGACCATCAAGGAATCGATGTTGTTTTGGATATGATTGGCGGCGATTATTTTGCTCGAAATCTCAAATGTCTGGCTGAAGACGGCCGTTTAGTCCAAATCGCTATTCAAAATGGCGCCAAAGTAGAACTGAATTTATGGCTTCTGATGGCCAAACGGCTCACATTGACAGGCTCGACTCTACGCGCCAGAGATATTGTGTTCAAAGCAGCAATTGCCGGCAAGCTAAAAGAACAGGTTTGGCCCTTGCTGAAAACGGGTAAAATCCGCCCCATTATCCATGCTCATTTTCCGCTTACCCAAGCAAATAAAGCCCATGAGCTGATGGAAAGCAGCCAACACATCGGTAAAATAATACTAACGGTATAA
- a CDS encoding sulfurtransferase, whose product MNFTTLISPEQIATSINQPNWIIFDCRFSLADTEAGARAYRRGHLPNARYAHLDKDLSSAITDFTGRHPLPHFGLLSKKLGQWGVDNQSQIVVYDDAGGAFAGRMWWLLKTLGHDTVAVLDGGIPHWQKSQLPITTTLPKLSAKQFRPYLDDSRWVNALQVQNDLAGKKCCLIDARTPERFKGIQEPVDPVAGHVPGAINRPFQLNLNADGSFKPADKLSEQFSQLLGTTNPEQTIHMCGSGVTACHNLLAMEIAGLKGSKLYAGSWSEWIRDKNRPVVQQKS is encoded by the coding sequence ATGAACTTCACAACACTCATTTCTCCTGAACAAATAGCCACATCTATCAACCAGCCTAACTGGATCATTTTCGATTGCCGGTTTTCCTTGGCTGACACAGAAGCCGGCGCCCGTGCGTATCGCCGGGGACACCTGCCCAATGCCCGCTATGCGCATTTAGATAAGGATTTATCATCAGCCATCACCGATTTCACCGGTCGCCATCCCTTGCCCCATTTTGGCTTGTTGAGCAAAAAACTCGGTCAATGGGGCGTTGATAATCAATCACAAATCGTAGTTTACGATGATGCGGGCGGCGCTTTTGCCGGGCGCATGTGGTGGTTATTAAAGACATTGGGGCACGACACTGTCGCTGTTCTAGACGGCGGCATCCCGCACTGGCAAAAATCCCAGCTTCCCATTACTACCACCTTGCCAAAATTATCGGCCAAACAGTTCAGGCCTTACCTGGACGACTCGCGCTGGGTTAACGCATTACAGGTTCAAAACGATCTGGCCGGAAAAAAATGTTGTCTTATCGATGCACGGACACCTGAACGTTTCAAGGGCATTCAAGAACCAGTCGATCCAGTCGCGGGTCATGTGCCAGGAGCTATCAATCGACCCTTTCAATTAAATCTGAACGCGGATGGATCATTTAAACCGGCTGATAAACTAAGTGAGCAGTTTTCACAACTCCTGGGCACGACGAATCCGGAGCAAACCATTCATATGTGCGGATCAGGTGTTACTGCGTGCCATAATTTGCTGGCTATGGAAATAGCCGGGTTGAAAGGCTCAAAATTATATGCAGGATCTTGGAGTGAATGGATTCGTGATAAAAACCGCCCTGTCGTTCAGCAGAAGTCCTGA
- the hslV gene encoding ATP-dependent protease subunit HslV, with protein sequence MSFRGTTILSVRRGDKVVIGGDGQVTLGNTVMKGNARKVRRLYHDKVIAGFAGATADAFTLFEHFEGKLEKHRGNLTRAAVEMAKDWRTDRALRKLEALLAIADSKSTFIISGTGDVIEPEHDLIAIGSGGPFAQSAARALLENTDLSAREIVERSLNIAADICIYTNHNLRIEELDAEPKELSE encoded by the coding sequence GTGAGTTTTAGAGGCACGACAATTCTCTCCGTTCGCAGAGGCGACAAAGTAGTCATTGGTGGTGACGGTCAGGTGACGCTGGGCAACACTGTCATGAAAGGCAATGCCCGCAAGGTCCGCCGTTTATACCATGACAAGGTGATCGCAGGATTTGCAGGCGCCACGGCAGATGCATTTACATTGTTTGAACATTTCGAAGGCAAACTGGAAAAACACCGCGGCAATCTGACCCGAGCAGCCGTGGAAATGGCCAAAGACTGGCGGACGGACCGCGCGCTACGCAAACTGGAAGCCTTGCTGGCGATTGCCGATTCCAAATCGACTTTTATCATTTCCGGCACAGGTGATGTGATTGAACCTGAACACGATTTGATCGCTATCGGTTCCGGCGGCCCATTCGCCCAATCGGCGGCCAGGGCTTTGCTGGAAAACACAGATCTCAGCGCTCGCGAAATCGTCGAGCGGTCTCTAAATATCGCAGCCGATATCTGTATTTATACCAACCATAATTTGCGTATTGAAGAGTTGGACGCAGAACCCAAAGAGTTATCCGAATGA
- the hslU gene encoding ATP-dependent protease ATPase subunit HslU: protein MSQMTPKEIVHELDKHIIGQANAKRAVAIALRNRWRRSQVTGAMREEITPKNILMIGPTGVGKTEIARRLARLANAPFIKIEATKFTEVGYVGRDVESIIRDLIDTAVKLARNEEVEKVQSRAADAAEEKVLNILLPGAEFGGFSDTENSTRQKMCKKLREGDLDDKEIEVDVRATSLGVEIMAPPGMEEMTSQLQGMFQNLNSNRKSTRKMKVKDALKVLQEEEAVKLVNEEDIKMRAVEAVEQNGIVFLDEIDKICKRSEMGGGGGEVSREGVQRDLLPLVEGSTVSTKYGMIKTDHILFIASGAFHLTKPSDLIPELQGRFPIRVELDALSADDFVRILTEPDASLTEQYQALLTTEGVTLQFTQDGIQRIAELGWQVNETTENIGARRLHTILERLLEDISFNAPDLNEQTVIIDASYVNANLNELAQDEDLSRYIL, encoded by the coding sequence ATGAGCCAAATGACCCCTAAAGAAATCGTTCACGAACTGGACAAGCATATAATCGGACAAGCCAATGCCAAACGTGCCGTTGCGATTGCGTTGCGTAACCGTTGGCGCCGCAGCCAGGTGACCGGTGCCATGCGTGAAGAAATCACGCCAAAAAACATTCTGATGATTGGCCCGACCGGAGTCGGAAAAACAGAAATTGCCCGCCGTTTAGCTCGCTTGGCAAACGCGCCGTTTATCAAAATTGAAGCGACCAAATTTACTGAAGTCGGTTATGTCGGCCGTGATGTGGAATCCATAATTCGCGACTTGATTGATACCGCCGTCAAACTGGCGCGAAATGAGGAAGTCGAAAAAGTTCAGTCCAGGGCGGCCGATGCCGCAGAAGAAAAAGTCTTAAATATTTTGTTGCCGGGCGCAGAATTTGGCGGCTTTTCAGATACTGAAAATTCAACACGCCAAAAAATGTGTAAAAAACTGCGCGAAGGTGATCTGGATGACAAGGAAATTGAGGTCGATGTCCGCGCCACCTCTTTAGGTGTTGAAATTATGGCGCCTCCCGGCATGGAAGAAATGACCAGTCAATTGCAGGGAATGTTTCAAAACCTGAACAGCAACCGCAAGAGCACACGCAAGATGAAAGTCAAAGATGCGCTGAAAGTCTTGCAGGAAGAGGAAGCAGTTAAACTGGTCAATGAGGAAGACATCAAGATGCGTGCGGTTGAAGCCGTGGAACAAAACGGCATCGTATTTTTAGACGAGATTGACAAAATCTGTAAGCGATCCGAAATGGGCGGAGGCGGCGGCGAAGTTTCCCGTGAAGGTGTCCAACGCGACTTATTGCCATTGGTTGAAGGCAGTACTGTTTCTACCAAATACGGCATGATCAAAACCGATCATATTTTGTTTATAGCTTCAGGTGCATTTCATTTAACCAAGCCGTCTGATTTAATCCCCGAGTTACAAGGCCGTTTCCCTATCCGTGTTGAACTGGACGCACTGAGCGCCGACGACTTCGTGCGCATTCTTACCGAACCGGACGCCTCATTAACTGAGCAATATCAGGCGTTACTGACTACCGAAGGTGTCACTTTGCAGTTTACTCAAGACGGCATTCAGCGTATTGCGGAACTCGGCTGGCAAGTCAACGAAACCACTGAAAACATTGGTGCCAGACGCTTGCATACCATTCTGGAAAGACTGCTTGAGGACATCTCGTTCAATGCCCCTGATTTGAATGAGCAAACGGTTATCATTGATGCCAGTTACGTTAATGCCAATCTGAATGAGTTGGCACAAGATGAAGATTTAAGCCGTTATATTCTCTAA